The Tenacibaculum jejuense genome includes a window with the following:
- a CDS encoding LytR/AlgR family response regulator transcription factor, giving the protein MIKTLLVEDKPYIRKGLMSLIEMLDKGLTIIGECGSVKEAVTVVHACKPDLIFLDINLSDGNAFDFLMQTEAFNYKVIFITAYDEYALQALKIGAIDYILKPVDVDELEVAIDKVVARNATIAKEQISKVREHIENNRLVISLQDGYRVIEINHLKFCKSDRGYTTFYLNDGKTILASKPLKFFMEQLPPSKFVRTHQSCIVNLDYVEKYDKSGMIILKCNTRLPVSIRKKEEFLSKLLNK; this is encoded by the coding sequence ATGATTAAAACATTATTAGTAGAAGATAAACCTTACATCCGAAAAGGTTTAATGTCGTTAATAGAAATGCTTGATAAAGGTTTAACTATTATAGGAGAATGTGGAAGTGTTAAAGAAGCGGTAACAGTAGTTCATGCTTGCAAGCCAGATTTGATTTTTTTAGATATAAATTTATCTGATGGTAATGCATTTGATTTTTTAATGCAAACAGAGGCATTTAATTACAAAGTGATTTTTATCACAGCTTATGATGAGTATGCTTTACAAGCTTTAAAAATAGGAGCGATAGATTATATTTTAAAGCCTGTAGATGTAGATGAATTAGAAGTTGCTATTGATAAAGTCGTTGCTCGTAACGCTACAATAGCTAAAGAACAAATTTCTAAAGTTAGGGAACATATAGAAAATAATCGTTTGGTAATAAGTTTGCAAGATGGCTATCGAGTAATTGAAATTAATCATTTGAAATTCTGTAAATCTGATAGAGGATACACGACGTTTTATTTAAATGATGGAAAAACAATTTTAGCTTCCAAACCTTTAAAGTTTTTTATGGAGCAGTTACCACCTTCAAAGTTTGTAAGGACACATCAGTCGTGTATTGTTAATCTAGATTATGTAGAAAAGTACGACAAAAGCGGAATGATTATCTTAAAATGTAACACACGGTTACCAGTATCTATCAGGAAAAAAGAAGAATTTTTATCAAAACTATTAAATAAATAA
- a CDS encoding leucine-rich repeat domain-containing protein → MKKIILFFTILSTVFCAAQTFTIANINYEVTSHGLAEVKVIESPSVSGSVTIPDTIVYNGKNYTVTAVGDRAFYNTKLSAVSIAGTVTSIGVSAFSITAIKEIEIPDSIKEISKLAFKFTFLEKIKLPASITILSSGLFDTTPSLKEITIPSEVTQIGDLAFRRSAINVITLKSVIPPSLNANVFSGVVTDLSSATLIVPNGTKSLYASALVWKDFGTIKEELISQNNINYEVTSHDLAEVKVIESPSVSGSVTIPDTIVYNDKDYTVTAIGDRAFYNTKLSAVSIPNTVTSIGVSAFSITAIKEIEIPDSVKEISKLAFKFTFLEKIKLPASITTLSSGLFDTTPSLKEITIPSEVTQIGDLAFRRSAINVITLKSVIPPSLNANVFSGVVTDLSRATLIVPNGTKSLYASAFVWKDFGTIKEELISQNNINYEVTSHDLAEVKVIESPSVSGSVTIPDTIVYNDKDYTVTAIGDRAFYNTKLSAVSIPNTVTSIGVSAFSITAIKEIEIPDSVKEISKLAFKFTFLERIKLPASITILSSGLFDTTPSLKEITIPSEVTQIGDLAFRRSAINVITLKSVIPPSLNTNVFSGVVTDLSRATLIVPNGTKSLYTSVLVWKDFGTIKEIGTLRTPSFSEKRAFEIFVKDNVLEIQALDEAYDFKAFKVFDFNGIQVAESKEQELNISTFLKGIYVIQVHTSRGVLSKKISL, encoded by the coding sequence ATGAAAAAGATTATACTATTTTTTACAATACTTTCTACAGTATTTTGTGCCGCTCAAACATTTACGATTGCAAATATCAACTATGAAGTAACTTCACATGGTTTGGCTGAAGTTAAAGTAATAGAAAGTCCGAGTGTTTCGGGAAGTGTAACAATTCCAGATACTATAGTTTACAACGGTAAAAATTACACAGTTACAGCAGTAGGTGATAGAGCATTTTATAATACAAAGCTAAGTGCTGTTTCAATTGCTGGTACGGTTACTTCTATTGGTGTTTCAGCATTTTCAATTACGGCAATTAAAGAAATTGAAATTCCTGATAGTATAAAAGAGATCAGTAAATTAGCATTTAAATTTACTTTTTTAGAGAAGATAAAATTACCTGCTTCTATAACTATACTTTCATCAGGATTATTTGATACCACTCCATCATTAAAAGAAATAACAATTCCATCAGAAGTAACACAAATTGGAGATCTTGCTTTTAGGAGAAGTGCTATAAATGTAATCACATTGAAGAGTGTAATTCCACCATCATTAAACGCTAATGTTTTTTCAGGTGTAGTAACAGATTTAAGTAGTGCTACCTTAATAGTACCTAACGGAACTAAATCACTTTATGCATCAGCATTAGTATGGAAAGATTTCGGAACAATTAAAGAGGAATTGATTTCACAAAATAATATCAACTATGAAGTAACTTCACATGATTTGGCTGAAGTTAAAGTAATAGAAAGTCCGAGTGTTTCGGGAAGTGTAACAATTCCAGATACTATAGTTTATAACGATAAAGATTACACAGTTACAGCTATAGGTGATAGAGCATTTTATAATACAAAGCTAAGTGCCGTTTCAATTCCTAATACGGTTACTTCTATTGGTGTTTCAGCATTTTCAATTACAGCTATTAAAGAAATTGAAATTCCTGATAGTGTAAAAGAGATCAGTAAATTAGCATTTAAATTTACTTTTTTAGAGAAAATAAAATTACCTGCTTCTATTACCACGCTTTCATCAGGATTATTTGATACCACTCCATCATTAAAAGAAATAACCATTCCTTCAGAAGTGACACAAATTGGAGATCTTGCTTTTAGGAGAAGTGCTATAAATGTGATCACATTAAAGAGTGTAATTCCACCATCATTAAACGCTAATGTTTTTTCAGGTGTAGTAACAGATTTAAGTAGGGCTACTTTGATAGTACCCAACGGAACTAAATCACTTTATGCATCAGCATTTGTATGGAAAGATTTCGGAACGATTAAAGAGGAATTGATTTCACAAAATAATATCAACTATGAAGTAACTTCACATGATTTGGCTGAAGTTAAAGTAATAGAAAGTCCGAGTGTTTCGGGAAGTGTAACAATTCCAGATACTATAGTTTATAACGATAAAGATTACACAGTTACAGCTATAGGTGATAGAGCATTTTATAATACAAAGCTAAGTGCCGTTTCAATTCCTAATACGGTTACTTCTATTGGTGTTTCAGCATTTTCAATTACAGCTATTAAAGAAATTGAAATTCCTGATAGTGTAAAAGAGATCAGTAAATTAGCATTTAAATTTACTTTTTTAGAAAGGATAAAATTACCTGCTTCCATAACTATACTTTCATCAGGATTATTTGATACCACTCCATCATTAAAAGAAATAACAATTCCATCAGAAGTAACACAAATTGGAGATCTTGCTTTTAGGAGAAGTGCTATAAATGTGATCACATTAAAGAGTGTAATTCCACCATCATTAAACACTAATGTTTTTTCAGGTGTAGTAACAGATTTAAGTAGAGCTACCTTAATAGTACCCAACGGAACTAAATCACTTTATACATCAGTATTAGTATGGAAAGATTTTGGAACGATTAAAGAAATTGGCACTTTAAGAACACCAAGTTTCAGTGAAAAGAGAGCGTTTGAAATTTTTGTAAAAGATAATGTATTAGAAATACAAGCTTTAGATGAAGCTTATGATTTTAAAGCTTTCAAAGTATTTGATTTTAACGGAATTCAAGTAGCAGAAAGTAAAGAACAAGAACTAAATATTTCAACATTTTTAAAAGGAATCTATGTAATACAAGTACACACAAGCAGAGGTGTTTTAAGTAAAAAGATATCCTTATAA
- a CDS encoding DUF1266 domain-containing protein, with amino-acid sequence MKENSNTRVAITKSQKRMLAFGAILFHTEGQKILSVSFKNEYELFLNEIKDESQDREIAIKNLQHLLELGESKKMDYLIGKQVLDATSVKKEISKKMKVSLQQINPVNSTYAWDICRLVAKSKWYFWAGYITREEMWNFISKGVEQASEHGDDWESYTISFLIGRKLAGFEIDGIVKQVKQVFFSRSPFLRKIKDIDVYKKYQFKYNKVIYTN; translated from the coding sequence GTGAAAGAAAATAGTAATACAAGAGTAGCAATTACAAAATCACAGAAACGAATGTTGGCTTTTGGAGCCATATTATTTCATACTGAAGGACAAAAGATTTTAAGTGTTTCATTCAAAAATGAATATGAACTTTTTTTAAATGAAATAAAAGATGAGAGTCAAGATCGAGAAATTGCTATAAAGAATTTACAACATTTACTTGAGTTAGGTGAAAGTAAAAAAATGGATTATTTAATAGGTAAGCAAGTTTTAGATGCAACTAGTGTGAAAAAAGAAATTTCAAAAAAAATGAAAGTTTCCTTACAACAAATTAATCCTGTAAATTCTACATACGCATGGGATATTTGTCGGTTGGTTGCTAAGAGCAAATGGTACTTTTGGGCAGGCTATATTACTAGAGAAGAAATGTGGAACTTCATAAGTAAAGGTGTAGAACAAGCTTCAGAACATGGAGATGATTGGGAATCATACACGATATCATTTTTGATAGGAAGAAAGCTTGCAGGATTTGAAATTGATGGCATAGTAAAACAAGTGAAACAAGTCTTTTTCTCGAGGAGTCCTTTTCTTAGAAAAATTAAAGACATTGATGTTTACAAGAAATATCAATTTAAATACAACAAAGTCATTTATACAAATTAA
- a CDS encoding DUF1266 domain-containing protein yields the protein MKILRVITLICISSLMLGIQSCGEKKEHLEDKELSSFMLGGIYFLNGYGGVEAVTKMMNDAGYTTDKQLIEGYKEIFQFAFEKSQGSGIKRMFKSMWDVSNKKELLASINDLKTRDYKYKSWDYARIINNASMGYAASWLTKEEVKNIVQEILPLAQEKYKDWKTYYEDFNKGRIEWNTEDPQAESFEKISSTITTYTNSIYQILPLHHKE from the coding sequence ATGAAAATTTTAAGAGTAATAACATTAATATGTATCAGTTCGTTAATGCTTGGCATTCAATCTTGTGGAGAAAAAAAAGAACATTTAGAAGATAAAGAGTTAAGTAGTTTTATGCTAGGAGGTATTTATTTTTTAAATGGATATGGAGGTGTAGAAGCGGTAACAAAAATGATGAATGATGCAGGATATACTACAGACAAACAATTAATTGAAGGATACAAAGAAATTTTTCAATTTGCTTTTGAAAAGTCTCAAGGTAGCGGAATAAAAAGAATGTTTAAGTCAATGTGGGATGTTAGTAATAAAAAAGAACTATTAGCAAGCATAAACGATTTAAAAACTAGAGATTATAAATATAAATCTTGGGATTACGCAAGAATAATAAATAATGCTTCTATGGGATATGCAGCTAGTTGGTTAACAAAAGAAGAAGTAAAAAATATAGTACAGGAAATTCTTCCTTTAGCTCAAGAAAAGTACAAAGATTGGAAAACTTATTATGAAGATTTTAATAAAGGAAGAATTGAATGGAATACTGAAGATCCACAAGCAGAATCATTCGAAAAGATATCTAGTACTATTACTACGTATACAAATTCTATTTATCAAATTTTACCACTGCATCATAAAGAGTAA
- a CDS encoding DUF4349 domain-containing protein — MKVYSIKTQLKWCCLFLMLLQVFACSKKSPSYRENISVSESYASENDLKASAASEEVKYKSTIETIEKQKLKIIKTGELKLKVKNVKRATAQIKTLLEKYNAYIANLRYENTSYQKQNNFTIKVPKAYFDMLLDSISTYAEVLDYENVSTQDVTEEFLDIETRLATKLQVKERYETILKKKAKTVEDIIYAEEKLGAIQEEIEVAQGRLKYLSNRVMLSTIHVKLYEEIPYKVSKVKTETFGSKFKRAISFGWTFLENLVLTLVHIWPVILIGVVGFLLYRKRKKTKLENIN; from the coding sequence ATGAAAGTTTATTCAATCAAAACCCAATTAAAATGGTGTTGTTTATTTCTTATGTTATTGCAAGTTTTTGCGTGCAGTAAAAAATCTCCGTCTTACAGAGAAAATATTTCTGTTTCAGAAAGCTACGCAAGTGAAAATGATTTAAAAGCATCTGCTGCTTCAGAAGAAGTAAAATATAAGTCAACTATTGAAACTATTGAAAAACAGAAATTAAAAATTATTAAAACGGGTGAGTTAAAACTTAAAGTTAAAAATGTAAAAAGAGCAACTGCTCAAATAAAAACTTTACTAGAAAAGTATAATGCTTACATAGCAAATTTACGATATGAAAACACCTCTTATCAGAAGCAAAATAATTTTACCATTAAAGTGCCGAAAGCATATTTCGATATGTTATTAGATTCGATTAGTACTTATGCTGAAGTTTTAGATTATGAAAATGTGAGTACCCAAGATGTGACTGAAGAATTTCTAGATATAGAAACAAGACTAGCAACAAAACTTCAAGTTAAAGAACGATACGAAACTATATTGAAAAAGAAAGCTAAAACCGTAGAAGATATTATTTATGCAGAAGAGAAGTTAGGGGCTATTCAGGAAGAAATAGAAGTAGCACAAGGTCGATTGAAATACTTATCCAATAGAGTGATGTTAAGCACTATTCATGTAAAATTATATGAAGAAATTCCTTATAAAGTTTCAAAAGTAAAAACAGAAACTTTTGGTAGTAAATTTAAGAGAGCGATTTCCTTTGGGTGGACTTTTCTAGAGAATTTAGTGTTAACTCTAGTACATATTTGGCCAGTGATTTTAATAGGTGTTGTGGGATTTTTGTTATACAGAAAAAGAAAAAAGACTAAATTAGAGAATATTAACTAA
- a CDS encoding VOC family protein, whose protein sequence is MKLGAFSISLAVKSLKKSKEFYETLGFSVFAGEMEQNYLIMKNKNSLIGLFQGMFENNILTFNPGWDENANNLEEFDDVRTIQKHLKENHIKLEKETDETTTGPASIVFFDPDGNTILIDQHL, encoded by the coding sequence ATGAAATTAGGTGCTTTTTCAATAAGTTTGGCTGTGAAAAGCTTAAAAAAATCAAAAGAGTTTTATGAAACATTAGGTTTTTCAGTATTCGCTGGAGAAATGGAACAAAACTATCTAATCATGAAAAATAAAAATTCGTTGATTGGTTTATTTCAAGGAATGTTCGAAAACAATATTCTAACATTTAATCCAGGTTGGGATGAAAACGCAAATAATTTAGAAGAGTTTGATGATGTAAGAACGATTCAAAAACACTTAAAAGAGAATCACATCAAATTAGAAAAAGAAACAGATGAAACTACAACTGGTCCTGCAAGTATTGTGTTTTTTGATCCTGATGGAAACACGATTTTAATAGATCAGCATTTATAA